In Mytilus edulis unplaced genomic scaffold, xbMytEdul2.2 SCAFFOLD_2343, whole genome shotgun sequence, a single window of DNA contains:
- the LOC139508189 gene encoding histone H3 translates to MARTKQTARKSTGGKAPRKQLATKAARKSAPATGGVKKPHRYRPGTVALREIRRYQKSTELLIRKLPFQRLVREIAQDFKTDLRFQSSAVMALQEASEAYLVGLFEDTNLCAIHAKRVTIMPKDIQLARRIRGERA, encoded by the coding sequence ATGGCACGAACAAAGCAAACTGCACGTAAATCCACCGGAggtaaagctccaagaaaacaacttgccaccaaggccgcccgtaagagcgcacctgcaaccggtggagtcaagaaaccacatagatacaggccaggaacagtcgctctccgagaaatcaggagataccagaagagcacagagctcctcatcaggaaactccccttccagagattagtccgtgaaatcgcccaggacttcaaaactgatctccgattccagagttcagccgtcatggccctacaggaagccagcgaagcctacttggtcggtctcttcgaggataccaacttgtgcgcaatccacgccaagagagtaaccatcatgccaaaggatatccaattggcacgaagaatccgtggagaacgtgcttaa
- the LOC139508191 gene encoding histone H2B: protein MPPKVGTKGAKKAVTKAKTARPGGDKKRRRKRRESYAIYIYKVLRQVHPDTGVSSKAMSIMNSFVNDIFERIAAEASRLAHYNKRSTITSREIQTAVRLLLPGELAKHAVSEGTKAVTKYTSSK from the coding sequence atgccacccaaagtaggaactaaaggagccaagaaggccgtcaccaaggcaaagactgccagacccggcggtgacaagaaaaggaggaggaagagacgtgaatcctatgctatctacatctacaaagtcttgagacaagtTCACCCCGACACCGGAGTGTCCTCAAAGGCAATGTCCATCATGAACAGCTTCGTCAACGATATCTTCGAGAGAATCGCAGCAGAGGCCTCCCGATTGGCACACTACAACaaaagatctaccatcacatcccgggagatccagaccgctgtccgtcttctcttacccggagaattggccaagcacgctgtcagtgaaggtaccaaagccgtcactaaatacaccagcagcaagtaa